Proteins encoded together in one Deltaproteobacteria bacterium window:
- a CDS encoding inositol-phosphate phosphatase — protein sequence MRSCAAMELPERAELEVIAADAGALALRHFQHVASERKADRTLVTAADREVEAFLVRELGSRLPEAGILGEEGAARGGQGPYRIVLDPIDGTAAFVAGLPTWCVCIGILRGDEPVAGVVHLPCVRETYSALRAEAWWNGSRLPPLAAATDPGGDRFIVAHAKAHLRHRVRYPGKVRSLGSSAYHAALVARGVAEAALLGHVHLWDLAAPGAVLHAVGGCFVYLSSGAPVDFGPLADGRRAPGYVVAGRPDTLPRLLPELDARA from the coding sequence GTGCGATCATGCGCGGCGATGGAGCTGCCCGAGCGCGCCGAGCTCGAGGTGATCGCGGCCGACGCCGGGGCGCTCGCGCTCCGCCACTTCCAGCACGTGGCGAGCGAGCGGAAGGCGGACCGGACGCTCGTCACCGCGGCCGACCGCGAGGTCGAGGCGTTCCTCGTGCGCGAGCTCGGCTCACGCCTGCCCGAGGCGGGCATCCTCGGCGAGGAAGGCGCGGCGCGCGGCGGGCAGGGGCCGTACCGGATCGTGCTCGATCCGATCGACGGGACGGCAGCGTTCGTCGCGGGACTTCCCACCTGGTGCGTGTGCATCGGCATCCTGCGCGGCGACGAGCCGGTCGCGGGCGTCGTCCACCTGCCGTGCGTCCGGGAGACCTACAGCGCGCTGCGAGCCGAGGCGTGGTGGAACGGCTCGCGGCTGCCGCCACTCGCCGCCGCCACCGATCCCGGCGGCGATCGCTTCATCGTGGCGCACGCCAAGGCGCATCTCCGCCATCGCGTTCGCTATCCGGGCAAGGTGCGCTCGCTCGGCTCGTCGGCCTATCACGCGGCGCTGGTTGCCCGCGGGGTCGCGGAAGCGGCGCTCCTCGGTCACGTGCACCTCTGGGATCTCGCGGCGCCGGGCGCCGTCCTGCACGCGGTCGGCGGCTGCTTCGTCTACCTGTCCTCCGGCGCGCCCGTGGACTTCGGGCCACTGGCGGACGGGCGCCGCGCGCCGGGCTACGTGGTGGCCGGCCGACCCGACACGCTGCCGCGCCTGCTGCCCGAGCTCGACGCTCGCGCGTAG
- a CDS encoding 7-cyano-7-deazaguanine synthase, whose product MPERVCVLASGGLDSAVLVGVLARRQEVHPVYVRCGLAWERAEEAALRRFLRALGARREGRLARLVRLELPLAPLYGRGHWSVSGRGVPGARAALASNYLPGRNLLLGSLAAVHCARARIPVFALALLGDNPFPDATPGFLRTFGRCASQALGMPITVRTPFRRLGKAAVIRLGRDLPLGLTLSCARPRGVRHCGRCTKCAERRAAFARAGVADPTTYAGGRRGA is encoded by the coding sequence TTGCCTGAACGGGTCTGCGTCCTCGCGAGCGGCGGCCTCGACAGCGCGGTGCTGGTGGGCGTCCTCGCCCGTCGCCAGGAGGTGCATCCCGTGTACGTGCGCTGCGGGCTCGCGTGGGAGCGGGCGGAGGAGGCCGCACTGCGGCGCTTTCTCCGGGCGCTCGGTGCGCGCCGCGAGGGCCGCCTCGCCCGCCTTGTGCGTCTCGAGCTTCCCCTGGCGCCGCTCTACGGGCGGGGCCACTGGAGCGTTTCCGGGCGCGGCGTGCCCGGGGCGCGCGCCGCGCTCGCGTCCAACTACCTGCCGGGTCGAAACCTGCTGCTCGGAAGCCTCGCCGCCGTGCACTGTGCGCGCGCCCGGATTCCTGTCTTCGCGCTCGCGCTCCTCGGCGACAATCCGTTTCCCGACGCCACACCGGGCTTCCTCCGCACCTTCGGCCGCTGCGCGAGCCAGGCGCTCGGCATGCCGATCACGGTCCGGACCCCTTTTCGCCGGCTCGGCAAGGCGGCCGTGATTCGCCTGGGGCGCGACCTGCCGCTCGGGCTCACGCTGTCCTGCGCGCGCCCGCGCGGCGTCCGCCACTGCGGGCGATGTACCAAGTGCGCCGAGCGCCGCGCCGCGTTCGCCCGCGCCGGCGTGGCCGACCCGACGACGTACGCGGGCGGGCGCCGCGGAGCCTGA
- a CDS encoding SDR family oxidoreductase, translated as MPAGSRKRRSSVTCTSGISRRRAPSCTRSAAASSTCPPARPWTSGHWRTGAARRATWWPADPTRCRACCPSSTLARSVPPGLSLFSRAVELRGRWVLVTGAAKRVGRAIALELARRGMNVAVHYHTSAEAAAATVRELEGLGVRACALGADLARATEVERLAGEAESRSGGLAVLVNSASNYLRAPFERLTEAVWDASLDTNLKAPFLLAWHIGRAMHGRGSGHIVNLADWAAERPYRDYLPYCVSKAGIIGLTRALAKELAPEVQVNAVAPGPVMPPEDMPVAEREAIARVTPLRRLGKPEDVARCVRFLVEEASFSTGATFYVDGGRLIA; from the coding sequence TTGCCCGCGGGGTCGCGGAAGCGGCGCTCCTCGGTCACGTGCACCTCTGGGATCTCGCGGCGCCGGGCGCCGTCCTGCACGCGGTCGGCGGCTGCTTCGTCTACCTGTCCTCCGGCGCGCCCGTGGACTTCGGGCCACTGGCGGACGGGCGCCGCGCGCCGGGCTACGTGGTGGCCGGCCGACCCGACACGCTGCCGCGCCTGCTGCCCGAGCTCGACGCTCGCGCGTAGCGTCCCTCCGGGCCTTTCGCTATTCTCGCGCGCGGTGGAGCTCCGGGGACGATGGGTGCTCGTGACCGGCGCGGCCAAGCGGGTGGGGCGGGCGATCGCGCTCGAGCTCGCGAGGCGCGGGATGAACGTCGCCGTCCATTACCACACGTCGGCGGAGGCCGCGGCGGCGACCGTGCGCGAGCTCGAGGGGCTCGGCGTCCGGGCCTGCGCGCTCGGAGCGGACCTGGCGCGTGCGACGGAGGTCGAGCGCCTCGCCGGCGAGGCCGAGAGCCGCTCGGGCGGTCTCGCCGTGCTGGTCAACAGCGCATCGAACTACCTCCGCGCGCCGTTCGAACGGCTGACCGAGGCGGTATGGGACGCGAGCCTCGACACCAACCTGAAGGCGCCGTTCCTGCTCGCCTGGCACATCGGGCGCGCGATGCACGGGCGCGGCAGCGGCCACATCGTGAACCTCGCGGACTGGGCGGCGGAGCGGCCCTACCGGGACTACCTGCCGTACTGCGTGTCGAAGGCGGGCATCATCGGCCTCACGAGGGCGCTCGCGAAGGAGCTCGCGCCCGAGGTGCAGGTGAACGCCGTCGCGCCGGGACCCGTCATGCCGCCGGAGGATATGCCGGTCGCCGAGCGCGAGGCGATCGCGCGCGTCACGCCGCTCCGCCGCCTCGGGAAGCCGGAGGATGTGGCGCGCTGCGTGCGGTTCCTCGTCGAGGAGGCGAGCTTCTCGACCGGAGCCACGTTCTACGTCGACGGTGGGCGGCTGATTGCCTGA